Proteins from one Streptomyces sp. NBC_00289 genomic window:
- a CDS encoding D-arabinono-1,4-lactone oxidase yields the protein MSSTASGKNGTWRNWGGNVAARPAREVTPASVEELSAAVRKAAEDGLTVKAVGTGHSFTSIAATDGVLIRPQLLTGIRNIDREAGTVTVEAGTPLKRLNMALAREGLSLTNMGDIMEQTVSGATSTGTHGTGRDSASIAAQIRALELVTADGSVLNCSEKENPEVFAAARIGLGALGIITAITFAVEPVFLLTAREEPMPFDRVLADFDELWAENEHFEFYWFPHTGSTNTKRNNRSAGPEKPVSPVAGWIEDELLSNGVFQVAQLVGRAAPATVPTIARVSSKALSARTYTDIPYKVFTSPRRVRFVEMEYALPRKAVTGALRELRTMVDRSGLRVSFPVEVRTAPADDITLSTASGRDSAYIAVHMFKGTPYQAYFTAAERVFTAHEGRPHWGKVHTRDAEYFAGVYPRFGEFTALRDRLDPDRRFQNDYLRRVLGP from the coding sequence TTGAGCAGCACAGCGAGCGGGAAGAACGGCACGTGGCGTAACTGGGGAGGCAATGTCGCCGCCCGCCCCGCGCGGGAGGTCACGCCCGCCTCGGTCGAGGAGCTCTCCGCGGCCGTACGCAAAGCCGCCGAGGACGGTCTGACGGTGAAGGCCGTCGGTACCGGGCATTCCTTCACGTCCATCGCCGCCACCGACGGTGTGTTGATCCGGCCTCAACTGTTGACCGGGATACGCAACATTGACCGGGAAGCCGGGACCGTCACGGTCGAGGCCGGAACCCCGCTCAAGAGGCTCAACATGGCTCTCGCGCGCGAGGGCCTGTCGCTCACCAACATGGGCGACATCATGGAACAGACGGTCTCGGGGGCCACCAGCACCGGCACCCACGGGACCGGCCGCGATTCGGCGTCGATCGCCGCCCAGATCAGGGCGCTCGAACTGGTCACCGCCGACGGATCGGTGCTCAACTGCTCCGAGAAGGAGAACCCGGAGGTCTTCGCGGCCGCCCGGATCGGCCTCGGGGCGCTCGGCATCATCACCGCCATCACGTTCGCCGTGGAGCCGGTCTTCCTGCTCACGGCCCGCGAGGAGCCGATGCCCTTCGACCGGGTCCTGGCGGACTTCGACGAACTGTGGGCCGAGAACGAGCACTTCGAGTTCTACTGGTTCCCGCACACCGGCAGCACCAACACCAAGCGCAACAACCGCAGCGCCGGTCCGGAGAAGCCGGTCAGCCCGGTCGCGGGCTGGATCGAGGACGAGCTCCTCTCCAACGGCGTCTTCCAGGTCGCCCAGTTGGTCGGCCGCGCGGCGCCGGCCACCGTTCCGACGATCGCCCGGGTCTCCAGCAAGGCCCTGTCCGCGCGGACGTACACGGACATCCCCTACAAGGTGTTCACCTCACCGCGCCGGGTGCGCTTCGTGGAGATGGAGTACGCCCTCCCGCGCAAGGCCGTAACCGGGGCGCTGCGCGAGTTGAGGACCATGGTCGACCGCTCCGGGCTCCGGGTCAGCTTCCCGGTCGAGGTGCGCACCGCTCCGGCCGACGACATCACGCTGTCCACCGCCTCGGGCCGGGACAGTGCCTACATCGCCGTCCACATGTTCAAGGGCACCCCCTATCAGGCGTACTTCACCGCCGCCGAGCGCGTCTTCACCGCGCACGAGGGTCGGCCGCACTGGGGCAAGGTGCACACGCGTGACGCCGAGTACTTCGCCGGGGTCTACCCCCGTTTCGGCGAGTTCACCGCGCTGCGGGACCGACTCGACCCGGACCGGCGTTTCCAGAACGACTACCTGCGCAGGGTGCTGGGGCCGTAG
- a CDS encoding MFS transporter — translation MPSPYRALFAAPGSTAFSAAGLVGRMPLSMMGIGVVTMVSQLTGRYGLAGALSATIALAAAAVGPQISRLVDLHGQRRVLRPATLVALLSSAGLLLAAHYEWPDWVLFVCAAGIGSVPSLGAMVRARWAAVYRGTPQLHTAYSLESVVDEVCFIFGPIISIGLSTAWFPEAGPLLAACFLAVGVFWLTAQRATEPAPHPRDHRDGGSALRAAGLQVLVATFVATGAIFGAVDVVTVAFADEQGHKGAASIVLALYAAGSCSAGIVFGLLHFKGAPEPRWLLGICAMAVSMIPLLLVGNLPFLAVALFVAGLSIAPTMITTMSLIEKHVPRAQLTEGMTWVSTGLAVGVALGSSVAGWVIDAAGARAGYGVPAVSGAVAVAVGFLGYRRLNRPAPRRGGTVEQHSEREERHVA, via the coding sequence GTGCCCAGCCCGTACCGCGCCCTGTTCGCCGCCCCAGGCTCCACGGCCTTCTCCGCCGCGGGCCTCGTCGGCCGGATGCCGCTGTCGATGATGGGCATCGGCGTGGTCACGATGGTGTCCCAGCTGACCGGACGGTACGGACTGGCGGGCGCCCTGTCCGCCACCATCGCGCTCGCGGCGGCGGCGGTCGGCCCGCAGATCTCCCGGCTGGTGGATCTGCACGGGCAGCGGCGCGTCCTGCGCCCGGCGACGCTCGTCGCCCTCCTGTCGTCGGCCGGGCTGCTGCTCGCCGCGCACTACGAGTGGCCGGACTGGGTGCTGTTCGTCTGCGCCGCCGGCATCGGCTCCGTACCCAGCCTCGGGGCGATGGTCCGTGCCCGCTGGGCGGCGGTGTACCGGGGGACCCCGCAGCTGCACACCGCGTACTCCCTGGAGTCCGTGGTGGACGAGGTCTGCTTCATCTTCGGGCCGATCATCTCCATCGGGCTGTCGACGGCCTGGTTCCCCGAGGCCGGCCCCCTGCTCGCGGCCTGTTTCCTGGCCGTCGGTGTCTTCTGGCTGACCGCGCAGCGCGCCACCGAACCCGCCCCGCATCCGCGTGACCACCGCGACGGCGGCTCCGCGCTGCGCGCCGCCGGTCTGCAGGTCCTGGTGGCCACCTTCGTGGCGACCGGCGCGATCTTCGGAGCGGTCGACGTGGTCACCGTCGCCTTCGCCGACGAGCAGGGGCACAAGGGCGCCGCGAGCATCGTGCTCGCCCTGTACGCGGCTGGCTCCTGCTCGGCGGGAATCGTGTTCGGGCTGCTGCACTTCAAGGGGGCGCCGGAACCTCGCTGGCTGCTGGGCATATGCGCGATGGCCGTGAGTATGATCCCCCTCCTACTGGTCGGAAACTTGCCGTTCCTGGCCGTGGCGCTGTTCGTTGCGGGTCTGTCCATCGCTCCCACGATGATCACGACGATGTCTCTCATCGAAAAGCACGTACCACGCGCGCAACTGACCGAGGGCATGACCTGGGTGAGCACGGGGCTCGCGGTCGGGGTCGCGCTCGGCTCCTCCGTGGCCGGCTGGGTCATCGACGCGGCCGGCGCGCGTGCCGGGTACGGGGTTCCGGCGGTGTCCGGTGCCGTCGCGGTCGCGGTCGGTTTCCTCGGGTACCGCCGGCTCAACAGGCCGGCTCCGCGTCGGGGAGGCACCGTTGAGCAGCACAGCGAGCGGGAAGAACGGCACGTGGCGTAA